Below is a genomic region from Actinoallomurus bryophytorum.
GGGTTACGAAACCCTCATCGAGGTCGGCGCTTGTTGCCTCGTACGCGAAGACATCCGGCTCGAGGTGGCCTGTGAACGGCTCGGGACGGGCGGACGGCGAGGTGACGGCCGACCATCGGCCGGCCGGGCGCATCACGCCCTCGGCATCGACGGTCACCATCGCTGGTTCCCCTGCCGCTTCGGCTGAGGCGCTCCCATCCCACGCCGCCGGCTCGTCCGGGGAGGCGAGTGCGGCCTCGAAGACGACCGGATCCAGGTCGTCGAAGTCGTCCTCCAGGTCGTTTCGGTCCGGCCGGGGGACCGCGAACCCGTGCGACGGCGCCCGGTCCTCGATCGCCGGTCCGTGGCCCCGTTCACCGGAGTGCGGCGACAGGCCCGCACGAGCGGGCGCGTACACGCTCTCCGGCGTCTGGGTCAGCCGCTGAGGCGAGCCGGTCGCGTCGAAGATGGCGAACCTGCGCGTCCCGCCCGTCGTGTAGTGCGGCAGGGCGTGGTACGCCCGGACCGTGATGTCTAGCCGGTCGGCGATGCCCTGCGCGAGCGCGGCGCACGTCTCCGGAGACTGTGCGTACGGGACGAGCAGGGCGTTCTCCCGCACCACGCGCGGCAGCGTCTCGAAGAACGTGGCGAGTTCGGCGACGCCCGGCACCTGCTCTCCGGGCGCGCCCACCAGCACGATCGGACGCGCCGGTTCGACCGGGACCCCGAAGCCGAGGTCGGCCAGTGGCAGCGGCGCGGTGCCCGCGGCACGTACCCACAGGCCCGCCGGGATCGCGGTGACCGTCACCGGCCCAGCGGTCCCCCGGCGCTCCCGCGAGCGAAACCGGGAGAGCCCTCGCGGCTTGGCCGACCCGAGCTCGCGCGGCAGCGCGGCCTGCCACGCAGGCGCGGGATACCGGGGGCCGGTCCATTCCGGAGGGCCGTCGCGGTGAAAGCCCAGCCAGCCCGCGCCGCGACCGGCCGAGAAGAGTTCTCCTCCGCGCAGTGCGATCAACTCGCCGTCGGGAGCGAGCACGCCGACGCCGAGCCGGTCGGCCAGGCGTGCGGCGACCGCCGGCGCGCCGGAGGGGTCCGGGCGGCCGGCGCCCGTGGCGACGAGCCGTACTCCCCAGCCGGGCGGAGCCTGAGCGGAAAGCCGGCTCCTGAGCTGGCCCAGCAGCCGTTCGTCGAGGGCGTGCAACGCTTCCGCCGCGGAGGAGTCCACCACGACGGTGGTCCGCGAAGGTTCAGGCGGTAGCGCGGCGGCGAAGCCGACCGCGCTCGTATCGGCGTCCGTCGTACGGACCACGAGCGCCCGATCGGCCCGTTCGACCACGATCGCGCTGCCATTCGTACCGGCCGCCACCCGTGCCTCCCTTCACCACGTCATCTCACTCAATGCACGTCCATCGAGCCGCCGGGGGTTCATTGCGATCGCCGGCTTCGCCGGGTGCGGGGCACGCGCTACGCTCCGAAGAGCCGGCGCCGTATGTGATCACCGGCACCTCACGGAGCGTCCGTCCGAACGGTTCCGAGGGACTCCGGAGATCCGCCGGCGCTCGTCGCGGCGTTAAGGAGGGTTCCGTTGGATCCAGATCGGCGTCGGGGCCCGCTCGGAGACGACGCGGCGGACGCGGGATCGGCGACATCCGTGTTGCCCGGCACCTCGACGGGCCCCCCACCCACCGGCCGATGGTCACGCGTCCTCTTCCTGGGTGAGGAAGGGCCGAGACGCGCCTTCGCCCACGCGGTCCTCGCCCGGCTCGCCGCCGCCCACTCTGCCGACGAGCTTCGGATCGCGGTCGACGCCTCGCCGTTAAGCCGGGGCGAGTGGGCATGGACGCGCTGGCTCCCGCACACCGGAGAGAGCTCCGCGCTTCTCGTCGATGCGGAGTCCCGGCCGGCCTTCGCCCCGGACGTACGGCCGAGCGCGGAGGAGCCGCTCGTCGTCGTGGTGCTCGACGGCGCGGACCGGCCGGCCGGTGACCGCCTCACCGCCGAGGGTCTGCGCAACACCGTCGTACTCGACCTCGACGCCCGCCGCCACCGGCCGGGCCGTACGACACTGCGCCTGGACGCCGGGCCCGGCGGCGTCACCGGGACGTGGGTCGGCCAGGACCGTGCGCAACGCTCCGCGCCGCTCGCCGACGCCGGTGCCGCCGCGGCTCTCCTCGCCCCCCGGCCCGCGGACGCCGGCCCCGGCAGCCGGCGGATCACCGCGGCGCTCGACGCCATCGGACCGGACCATCCCGAGGCGTGGTCGCGACCGCTGACCGCCCCGCCCACGATCGACCATCTGCTGCCGCCGCTCGTCCCCACCCACGACCGCGGCCTGACCACCACCACGGCTTCCGAGGGCGGACCGCTCATGGTCCCGCTCGGCATGGTCGATCGGCCCTTCACCCTCGTCCCCGACGTCCTGCGGGTGGACCTGACCTCCCACCTGCTCGTCTCCGGCCCGGCCGGCAGCGGCCGCAGCACGCTGCTGACGACGCTCGCGGTCGCGCTCGCGCTCACGCACAGCCCGCGCGAGGCCCAGGTCTACTGCCTCGACCCGGGCGGGTCGCTGGGCGCGCTGTCCGGCCTGCCGCACGTCGGCGCCGTGGCGGGCGATGCCGAGACGGCCCGCGCGACGCTCGCCAAGCTCACCGCTCTGCTCGACCACCGCGAGCGATTCTTCTCCGAGCACGGTCTCGACGGGATGCCCGGGTACCGGTCCCGCCGCGAGGAGTTCCCCGGCGAACGGTACGGCGACGTCTTCCTCCTCGTGGACGCCGCGATGCCGGACACCTACGAGGCCGATCTGGCACGCCTCGCCGCCGACGGCCCCCGTCACGGCCTCCACCTGGTCGTCACCGCCGACCGCGGTCCGGAGCCGCCCACCTTCCTCCAGGCCGGTACGGGACTGGAGCTCCGCCTCGGTGATCCCGCCGGCGACCCGCCCGTGCCGGGGCACGGCATGATCGGCGACGCGGAGTTCCTCATCGCGCTGCCGCGCATCGACGGCGAGGAGAGCACCCACGGTCTGCCCGCCGCACTCTCCGCGCTGGTGGCGGAGATCGCCGAACACTGGGGCGAACGCCCCGGCGCGCCCGGCGTACGCGCGCTCCCGGCGGTCGTGCCGGTCGGCTCGCTGCCCGAGCCCGGCGGCCCTCTGCGTGCCGTACTCGGGGTGGACGGGGGTGAGCTCGCCCCGGTCGAGCACGACTTCGCCACCGCGCCGCACTTGATCGTGACCGGGGAGGCGGGAAGTGGCAGAACCAACCTGCTCCGGCTCGTCGCGGAGTCGATCGCGCTGTCACACACTCCGCTCGAGGCCCGGATCCTCGTGGTCGACTACCGCGGCGGGCTGCTGCACGCGATACCGGAGGAGTTCGTGCTGGGCCATGCCTTCTCGGCCGGGGTGCTCGGCGAGCTGATCAGCGGCACCGCCCTGGCGATCGGCGAGCGGGTGTCGCCGGAACCCGGGGGGCCGGCGGCACGCGACTGGCACGGGCCGCGGCTGTTCATCCTCGTCGACGACTACGAGCAGGTACGCCACGACGGGCGGAGCCCGCTCGGACCCCTGGTGGAATACCTTTCGCGAGGCTACGAGCTGGGCGCGCACCTGATCGTCGCGTGTTCGTCGGGCGACGCCGCGACCACTGATCCGCTGCTGCGCGGTCTCCACGACGCGGGCGCGGGCACCCTGCTGCTGTCCTGCCCGCCCGAGGAGGGCGACGCCGGCATCGAGCCTGGCGACCTGCCGCCGGGCCGCGCCCGCTATCGCGTGCGGGACGAGACCATCCTCATCCAGACCGCGCTGGTCGGCTGACACGGCTCGACGACCGGGAAGTGTCCTCTCCGGTAGCCGGAGCCCCTCGTCCGTACCGGCGTCCCCCGCGTTCGGCAGACCTCGCCAATCACTGGATGAACCGAGGCATCCGGTTGGACCTGCGTTAACACACTGTTCCGGCGCCGTACCAGGCGATGCCCGACGACCCATTCGAGGCCACTTCACCGTTGCGGCAGATCAGCGGGATCCGCCGTCACGTCATGGGCGATGTCCGACGAATACGAAGAAAGCCCGCGATAAGGATTTGATATTTCATAGGCCGTTGTATTTAGTAACGCTCCGTTTTGCCCGACTGCTCCGTTAGCGTCCAGAGCCCCCGACCTGGCCGGGGCAGCAGGCAGAAGGAGAAGCTCGTGAAGCGAGCCTTCGCCGCCCTCTCCGCCGTCCTGGCCGTCGTCCTCACACTGACGCTCACGCTGATGCTCGTCTCCGAGCCGGCGAGCGCCACCCCGCCCAACATCCCCTCCGCGAGCACCGCCGCCAGCCGGCTCGCCACCCTCACCGTCGCCACCGAGAGTCACCAGTCCACCTACGACCGCGCGCTGTTCCCGCACTGGATCACCATCAGCGGGTCCTGCGACACCCGCGAGTCCGTACTGAAGCGCGACGGTACGGGTGTCGTGACCAGCTCCAGCTGCTCCGCCACGTCCGGCACCTGGCGCAGCCCGTATGACGGGGCCACCTGGACCGCCGCGAGCGACGTCGACATCGACCACATGGTCCCGCTCGCCGAGGCCTGGCGCTCGGGCGCGTGGGGGTGGACCACCGCGCAGCGGCAGGCGTACGCGAACGACCTCGGCGGACCCGAGCTGTGGGCCGTCACCGACAACGTCAACCAGTCCAAGGGCGACCAGGACGTCACGACCTGGAAGCCCTCGCTGACCTCGTTCTGGTGCACGTACGCCCGCGCCTGGATCCAGGTCAAGTACTACTACGACCTCACGCTGCAGAGCGCCGAGAAGACCCAGCTGACCTCGATGCTCGGCACCTGCTGACATGCGGATGGCGCCCAGCGGCCGCTGGGCGCCATCGGCGTTGCTACCGGATCAGGGAGTGTTGTTGGCCAGCGCGAGGAGCCGGGCCGCGGAGCCGTTGAACACGTCCTGGTCACCGGGGAACGTGCCACCGTCGGCCCACTGCCAGAAGGTGTAGAAGCCCCAGCCCGCGGGGAGCGTGCCGACGCTGCTGGAGTAGCGCGCGATGTCGAGCGGGTCGTTGCCCGCGTAGGCGCTGGTGTTCCCCGTACAGGTGGTCCACCAGTCGGTCGTCGTGTAGATCGTGGCCCAGCGGGTGGTCTTGGCGTGGTACTCGTTCAGGAAGGCGGTGATCCACGTACGCATCGCCGCCTGGCTGATGCCGTAGCACGTGGAACCGTTCGGGTTGTACTCGATGTCGAGCATGCCGGGCAGCGTCTGGTTGTCCTTTGACCACGCGCCACCGTGAGCGGCGAAGTAGTCGGCCTGCGCGGCACCGCTGGAGCTGGCGGGCTGCGCGAAGTGGTACGCGCCGCGGACCAGGCCCGCGTAGTACGCGTCGGTGTAGTTGGCGCTGAAGTTCGGGTCACGGTAGGTCGTGCCCTCGGTCGCCTTGATGTAGGCGAACTTCGCACCCTGGTTCTTGACGGTGGTCCAGTTGATCGTGCCCTGCCAGTGGCTCACGTCGAGCCCGGGCAGCCCACCGGGGGCGAGCTTGGGCGTGATGGTGACCCGCTGCCCTTCGTGGGCGGCGATGGTCGAGCCCATCCAGTCACGCTCGGGATGGGCCATGGGGTTGGGGGTCGCGGCACCGGCGGGGACGGTGAGACCGACCGTCGCGATGCCGACCGCGGCGGCGAGGGTCGTGGCGGATCTCAGCCAGCCGAAGCGACGGCGAGGGGATGCAGCCATGGGGGTTCTCCTTCAAGGGGGCGGGTCCATGAGGACTGGCAGCACCTTGATTTCGACAGATAATGACCTTCCTGGCAATGGCAAGGAAGGAATATTTCTTACCGGAGGTTTACTGACGGGGCGTTTGGCCACGTAACGGTATGGGTCATGGACCACGGCCGGATCCGGCCAACAGGGTGCCTGGCGCCTCCGAAAACCCCGTCCGGAACCGGATCCTCCAGCCGTTCGACATCAGACCGTAATCCGCCCCGGCCGCCCCGGGCCGAAGGGGACTCGAACCCCCGGCGACGCAGCACCGAACAACGGCCGAAACGTGCCGGCATCCCGCCCGGAGCCGTTGACCAGGCGCTGAACATCCGCGCCATGACGGCGGCCCATGGTTAAGCATCTACTTGACTATTCGGTCGCGGCACCTACACTTAGGCAGGTGCTTAACTATGACGCCTCGCTGGACCGGGTGTTCCAGGCTCTGGCGGACCCCACCCGACGGGACATCGTCGAACGGCTGACGCGCGGACCCGCCTCGGTCAGCGCGCTCGCCGAGCCTCTGGCCATGTCGCTGCCGGCGGTCATGCAGCACTTGCAGGTCCTCGAGACATGCGGGCTGGTCCGCTCCGAGAAGGTCGGCCGAGTCCGTACCTGCCACATCGAACCCCCCGCGCTCCGTGCCGCCGAGACATGGCTCGCCCGGCAGCGCACCGCCTGGGAGACCCGGCTCGACCGTCTCGGCGACCACCTGACCGACTCACCGGAAGAGGGAAGATCATGACCGACCACCACGTGACCCACTCCACGTTCACGCTCGAGCGCCTCTATCCGGCCCCGCCCGCCCGCGTCTTCGCGGCGTGGGCCGACCCGGCCGCGAAGGCCCGCTGGTTCGCCGCGGCCGGCGGCGAGCACGAGCTCGACTTCCGCGTCGGCGGCCGTGAGGTCAACCGCGGCCGCCATGGCGACGGGCCGCTGCTGAAGTTCGAGGCGCACTACCAGGACATCGTCCAGGACGAGCGGATCGTCTACTCCGCCACTCTCCACTCCGAACAGACGCTGGCCACGGTGTCGCTGACGACGGTCGAGCTCTTCCAGGACGACGGCGGCACCCGTCTCGTCCTCACCGAGCAGGGCACCTACCTCGACGGCCACGAGGATCCGGCCTGGAGGGAGCAGGGCACGGCCGGCTGGCTCGCCGCCCTGGACACCGAGCTGCGGCGGTGAGCGCCGCGCGCCGCCGGTGGGTGCTCGCCCTGCTGGGGGCCGCCTTCTTCATGACCATCCTGGACGGCACCAGCCTGCTCACCGCCCTGCCCTCGATCGAGAACGACCTGCGTCTCGGTGGCCCGGCGATCCAGTGGACCGTGACGGCGTACGCGCTGGCGTTCAGCGGGCCGCTGCTGCTGTCCGGCCGCGCCGCCGACCTGCTCGGCCGCCGCCGGATGTTCCTGACCGGCATGGCTCTCCGTCTGCTCGCCTCCCTGCTGTGCGGCCTCGCACCGTCGGCGGGGATCCTGGTGGCCGGCCGCGCGCTGCAGGGCGTCTCGGCCGCGATCATCGCCCCGGCCGCACTGTCCATGGTGATGAACACCTTCGCCGAGGGCGCCGAACGCAACAGGGCACTCGCCGTCTGGGGTGGTCTCGGCGGGGTCGGCGCCACCGCCGGCCTGCTGCTCGGCGGGGTCATCACCGAGACGCTCGGCTGGCCGTGGGTGTTCTGGATCAACCTGCCGGTCGGCCTCACCGTCCTCTGCGCCGCCCCGGCCGTGCTGCGGGAGAGCCGCGCCCCCGTACGCGGGCGGCCGTTCGACGTGGCCGGAGCCGTGACGGTGACCCTGGCCATGGCCCTTCTCGTGTACGCCGTCGCCGAACCCCCGGGCCCGATCCGCACCACCGTCCCACTGGCCGCCGGGCTCGCGATGGCCGCCGTGTTCGTCCTTGTCGAGAGGCGCTCCGCCGCGCCGCTCGTACCCTTCCGCGCGCTGCGCTCACGGGTGCTCATCGGCGGGAACCTGGTGGTCCTCACCGCCGGCATGACCGTCGACGGCATGCTCGTCACCCTCACGGCGTACGCGCAGCAGGTGCTGGGCTGGTCGGCGACGCGGTTCGGCCTGGTGGCCGCGGTGATGACGGTGAGCGCGGTGGCCGGCGGCCTCGCGAGTCAGCGGCCGGCGACCCGGCTCGGCGTACGCCGGGTGGCCGCCACGGGGACGGTCCTGCTCGCCGTCGCGTGCGCGCTGCTCACCCGGATGTCGCACGGCGGCTCGGCCGTGCTGGTCCTGACCGCGCTGCCCGTCTTCGGCGCGGGCATGGGCGCCGCTGCGGTCTGCGGCCAGATCGCCGCGCTCACCGGCGTCGCCGAGCGGGACTCCGGCCTCGCGGCCGGTCTCGCCGACACCTCGTTCGCCGTCGGCACCGCGCTGGGGGTCGCGGTCTGCGGCAGCGTCGCCATCGCGGCCGGACCGGGAGCCGCCTTCGCCGCGGCCGGGCTGTTCGCCTGCGCCGGCCTGGCCGCCGCACTGTCGCTGCTCACCCGGCACCCGGAGCCCCCACCCGAAAGGCGCGGTGAATTTAATTGTTCCGGGTCGCGCCGCGCGTAATGAATCGTCATTATCGCCCATCCTGAGACGCACCTTCGCGACATATCATCGTGCAATAAAATTGGACGCCCACAAGGAGGCGAGAAGACGTCTGTGCGCCCTTTACTCCGAGCCTCTCGACGGCCGACAATGGGAACATGACCGCCTCTCGGCTCGCCGGCGCCGTTCAACTGCCCGACGGCTCCTGGATACGGGGCCGTGGCCTGCGCCGTCCGCCGCCCGGCGGGCCGGCACCCGACTTCGGTCTCTACCTCGGCTCGCGCCGTCTCCGCCGCCGTCACGACGGTGAGCCGTCCTGGCCGCACTCCTGGGTCGAGTGGCCCGACTTCCTGCTGCCGCGCGATACGCCACAGGCGGTCCGGGAGATCCACGGTCTGCGCGACCGCGCGCGGGCCGGGGCACGAGTCGAGGTTGCGTGCGGTGGCGGCGTCGGGCGTACCGGCACGGTGATCGCCTGTCTCGTGGTCCTGACCGGCTATCCCCCGGCCGACGCCATCGCCTGGACCCGGGCGAACCACCATCCGCGGGCCGTGGAGACACCCTGGCAGCGCGGGTGGGTCTCCCGTTTCCCACGCCATCGGCCCCGGGGCGGCTGAGGGGCGGCCCGGAGTACCGTACGAAGACGATGATCGTCCTCGCCCGCGGATCGGAGCCACCGTGGATCGTCAGTCACTACGTGACCGCCAGGCACCGCTGAAGGTCCGCTATCGGGAGGACCCGTCCTCCGCGCTGGTGACCCTGAAGGCCGAGGGCACTCTCGGTGAGGGTGTGACCTGCAAGGTCGACACCGGCCGGGCACTCGCCGAGGCCGGGCTGCACCCCGCGAGCGGGGGCGACGGCACTTCCCTGTGCTCCGGCGACATGCTCCTCGAGGCCCTGGTCGCCTGTGCGGGAGTCACCCTCCGCGCGGTCGCGACCTCACTCGGGCTCGACGTACGCGACGGGACCGTGCGCGCCGAAGGAGACCTGGACTTTCGTGACACGCTCGCGGTGGACAAGGTGACCCCGGTCGGCCTCACCGCGATCCGCCTGGCGTTCGACCTCGACACCGACGCCTCACCGGACGAGCTCGAAACGCTGATCCGGCTGACCGAGCGCTACTGCGTGGTCCTGCAGACCCTCACCACGTCGCCCAAGCTCTCGGTGACCTCTACCGCTCGTTGACCGCCTCGGTGCAGACCGGCGGCCCGCCGTTGGACGCCGCCTGCTCGAGCAGGCGGTAGAGCGTCTCCCGCTGGGTCTCGTCGAGCGCGCCCAGCACCTCGTTCTCGACCGCCGCGAGCGCGCACTCCGCCTTGCACAGGCGGTCCACGCCGGCGTCGGTGAGGTCGACGACGTGACGGCGCCGGTCCTCGGGTGAGCGCCGGCGCTCGATCAGCGCTTCGGCCTCGAGC
It encodes:
- a CDS encoding MarR family winged helix-turn-helix transcriptional regulator, coding for MAPPPVNQQTHRSGALLDHLARRIRLRAESVLAPLGLRPRHLVALTVLRGNEGCTQQALASMLEMDGTNIVGLLNELEAEALIERRRSPEDRRRHVVDLTDAGVDRLCKAECALAAVENEVLGALDETQRETLYRLLEQAASNGGPPVCTEAVNER
- a CDS encoding OsmC family protein, with product MDRQSLRDRQAPLKVRYREDPSSALVTLKAEGTLGEGVTCKVDTGRALAEAGLHPASGGDGTSLCSGDMLLEALVACAGVTLRAVATSLGLDVRDGTVRAEGDLDFRDTLAVDKVTPVGLTAIRLAFDLDTDASPDELETLIRLTERYCVVLQTLTTSPKLSVTSTAR
- a CDS encoding MFS transporter, with amino-acid sequence MSAARRRWVLALLGAAFFMTILDGTSLLTALPSIENDLRLGGPAIQWTVTAYALAFSGPLLLSGRAADLLGRRRMFLTGMALRLLASLLCGLAPSAGILVAGRALQGVSAAIIAPAALSMVMNTFAEGAERNRALAVWGGLGGVGATAGLLLGGVITETLGWPWVFWINLPVGLTVLCAAPAVLRESRAPVRGRPFDVAGAVTVTLAMALLVYAVAEPPGPIRTTVPLAAGLAMAAVFVLVERRSAAPLVPFRALRSRVLIGGNLVVLTAGMTVDGMLVTLTAYAQQVLGWSATRFGLVAAVMTVSAVAGGLASQRPATRLGVRRVAATGTVLLAVACALLTRMSHGGSAVLVLTALPVFGAGMGAAAVCGQIAALTGVAERDSGLAAGLADTSFAVGTALGVAVCGSVAIAAGPGAAFAAAGLFACAGLAAALSLLTRHPEPPPERRGEFNCSGSRRA
- a CDS encoding SRPBCC family protein, producing MTDHHVTHSTFTLERLYPAPPARVFAAWADPAAKARWFAAAGGEHELDFRVGGREVNRGRHGDGPLLKFEAHYQDIVQDERIVYSATLHSEQTLATVSLTTVELFQDDGGTRLVLTEQGTYLDGHEDPAWREQGTAGWLAALDTELRR
- a CDS encoding protein-tyrosine phosphatase family protein → MTASRLAGAVQLPDGSWIRGRGLRRPPPGGPAPDFGLYLGSRRLRRRHDGEPSWPHSWVEWPDFLLPRDTPQAVREIHGLRDRARAGARVEVACGGGVGRTGTVIACLVVLTGYPPADAIAWTRANHHPRAVETPWQRGWVSRFPRHRPRGG
- the eccCb gene encoding type VII secretion protein EccCb, producing MDPDRRRGPLGDDAADAGSATSVLPGTSTGPPPTGRWSRVLFLGEEGPRRAFAHAVLARLAAAHSADELRIAVDASPLSRGEWAWTRWLPHTGESSALLVDAESRPAFAPDVRPSAEEPLVVVVLDGADRPAGDRLTAEGLRNTVVLDLDARRHRPGRTTLRLDAGPGGVTGTWVGQDRAQRSAPLADAGAAAALLAPRPADAGPGSRRITAALDAIGPDHPEAWSRPLTAPPTIDHLLPPLVPTHDRGLTTTTASEGGPLMVPLGMVDRPFTLVPDVLRVDLTSHLLVSGPAGSGRSTLLTTLAVALALTHSPREAQVYCLDPGGSLGALSGLPHVGAVAGDAETARATLAKLTALLDHRERFFSEHGLDGMPGYRSRREEFPGERYGDVFLLVDAAMPDTYEADLARLAADGPRHGLHLVVTADRGPEPPTFLQAGTGLELRLGDPAGDPPVPGHGMIGDAEFLIALPRIDGEESTHGLPAALSALVAEIAEHWGERPGAPGVRALPAVVPVGSLPEPGGPLRAVLGVDGGELAPVEHDFATAPHLIVTGEAGSGRTNLLRLVAESIALSHTPLEARILVVDYRGGLLHAIPEEFVLGHAFSAGVLGELISGTALAIGERVSPEPGGPAARDWHGPRLFILVDDYEQVRHDGRSPLGPLVEYLSRGYELGAHLIVACSSGDAATTDPLLRGLHDAGAGTLLLSCPPEEGDAGIEPGDLPPGRARYRVRDETILIQTALVG
- a CDS encoding HNH endonuclease family protein, translated to MKRAFAALSAVLAVVLTLTLTLMLVSEPASATPPNIPSASTAASRLATLTVATESHQSTYDRALFPHWITISGSCDTRESVLKRDGTGVVTSSSCSATSGTWRSPYDGATWTAASDVDIDHMVPLAEAWRSGAWGWTTAQRQAYANDLGGPELWAVTDNVNQSKGDQDVTTWKPSLTSFWCTYARAWIQVKYYYDLTLQSAEKTQLTSMLGTC
- a CDS encoding GH25 family lysozyme; its protein translation is MAASPRRRFGWLRSATTLAAAVGIATVGLTVPAGAATPNPMAHPERDWMGSTIAAHEGQRVTITPKLAPGGLPGLDVSHWQGTINWTTVKNQGAKFAYIKATEGTTYRDPNFSANYTDAYYAGLVRGAYHFAQPASSSGAAQADYFAAHGGAWSKDNQTLPGMLDIEYNPNGSTCYGISQAAMRTWITAFLNEYHAKTTRWATIYTTTDWWTTCTGNTSAYAGNDPLDIARYSSSVGTLPAGWGFYTFWQWADGGTFPGDQDVFNGSAARLLALANNTP
- a CDS encoding ArsR/SmtB family transcription factor, which translates into the protein MLNYDASLDRVFQALADPTRRDIVERLTRGPASVSALAEPLAMSLPAVMQHLQVLETCGLVRSEKVGRVRTCHIEPPALRAAETWLARQRTAWETRLDRLGDHLTDSPEEGRS